TGGGTAAGCAGGAAGTTTTTTTCGCTTCTTTTTTGTTCACAAAAAAGAAGTACTCCCCTTCTATCCGCCCTGACTGACCTGCGCCCAGCCAAATATCCGATTTCCCTTGACTCCACCGAGAGCGGAATTTTACCTCGAAGCAGGGAGGGCTTCATCATGAGCCGGGTTCGGGTTCTGGTCGGCACACGCAAAGGGGCCTTCGTTTTGACCGCCGATGGCGCGCGGCGGGATTGGGCGGTCTCCGGTCCCCATTTCGCGGGGTGGGAGATTTATCATCTGAAGGGATCACCGGCCGATCCGGGGCGGATCTATGCGTCGCAATCGTCGGGATGGTTCGGGCAGATAATCCAGCGCTCGGACGATGGCGGCACGACGTGGCAGCCGGTCGGCAAGGATTTCGTCTATGACGGCGTCGCCGGAACCCATCAATGGTACGATGGCACGCCCCATCCGTGGGAGTTCAACCGGGTCTGGCATCTGGAGCCCTCGCTGGCGGACCCCGACACGGTGTTTGCCGGGGTCGAGGATGCGGCGTTGTTCAAATCGAGCGACGGCGGAATGACCTGGCGTGAGCTGTCGGGCCTGCGCCAGCACACCACGGGGTCAACCTGGCAGCCGGGAGCGGGCGGGATGTGCCTGCATTCGATCCTGCTCGATCCGGTCGATCCCGCGCGGATCTACACCGCGATTTCGGCGGCAGGGGCGTTCCGGAGCGACGATGGCGGGGAATCGTGGCTGCCGATAAACCGGGGTCTGCGCTCGGCGCATATCCCCGATCCGGAGGCGGCGGTCGGGCATTGCGTCCATCATATCGCGCTGCATCCTTCCAATCCCGAGCGGCTGTTCATGCAGAAGCATTGGGATGTGATGCGGTCGGACGATGCGGGTGCCACCTGGCATGAGATCAGCGGCGATCTGCCGACCGATTTCGGCTTCGTGGTCGATATCCATGCGCATGAGCCGGAGACGGTGTTCGTCGTGCCGATCAAGAGCGATCAGGAACATTTTCCGCTCGATGGCCGATTGGCGGTGTATCGGAGCCGGAGCGGCGGCGGCGATTGGGAGCGGCTCGGCAAGGGGCTGCCGCAGCAGGATTGCTATGTGAACGTGCTGCGCGATGCGATGGCGGTGGATACGCTGGATCAGTGCGGGATTTATTTCGGAACCACAGGCGGGCAGGTCTTCGTCTCGCCCGATGGCGGCAACACCTGGGAGGCGATCGTGCAGAACCTGCCCGCGGTGCTTTCGGTCGAGGTGCAGACCCTGACGTGAGCGACGTACGGGTCGAATTGCCCGGCGGGCTGGCGGTGCTGGCGCGATTGCCGCGCGATGTGGTGGTCGCCGTGGCCGGGCCTGTAACGCTCGGCGCGGTACTCGCCGCGCTGGAGGCGGATCATCCCGTATTGCGGGGCACGATCCGGGACGGGGTGACCGCAAAGCGGCGGCCCTTCATCCGGTTCTACGCCTGCCAGCAGGATTTTTCCCATGCGGCGATGGACACGGCCCTGCCGGAGCCAATCGCGAGCGGGGATGAAGCCCTGCTGATCGTCGGGGCGATCGCCGGGGGATAAGCGCCGCTTCACGGTCTGCGTTTCTGGAATTGTGTCAGAAAACTTTACACATACAAAAATAGATCTACAAATTTTATTTATGAATCAATACGTTAAATTTTGGCATGTTTGTTGCTTATGTTGGATCTCACCTACTAAACGATCAAAGGGATACCTTCATGAAACATCTATTTTCCTCCAAGTCGGCACGGACCTTGACGATGGCCGCGCTGATCGCCGCAGCGCCGATCGGCACCGGGATTGCGCAGGCGGGTACGTATGATCTGTCCTTTACCTCCGGCACGACCACAACGACCGCGACGCTGACGACCGCAAATTCGCTGAACAGCCTGGGCGGATATTCGGTGACGGGAATTACCGGCACTTTTGGGTCCACGCCGATCACCGGGATCGTGGCACCCTCGGGTACCGTCACCGATTCACCATCGCAGAACGGGTATTATGCTAGTTATGATAATACGTTGTTTGCCACGTCACCTTATTTCGACTTATATGGTTTGTTCTTCGATGCGAGCGGCACCGACGTCAATCTGTTCTACCAGTCGGGTAGTTATGCTCAGTTCATATTGGGAGATACCGTAAATACACCGGTGACCGGGTTTACACTGACCGCCGTGCCGGAACCGGGATCGCTGCTGCTGCTGGGCACGGGCATCATCGCGCTGGGCCTCGTGGTTCGCCGCCGCCAAACGCGTCAGGTATGATCGCGCGGCACCGGCGGTCAGTCCGACCGTCGGTGCCCATCCGGCCCTGATCTTCGCGCAAAAGTTCTTTGCTTCTTTCTTTCAAGAAAGAAGCCCTTCCTTAACCTCCCCGCGCTAAACCCATTTCACCTCAGGCGGCAGGCTCATCAAAATAGCTTCGGTATTGCCGCCGGTCTTGAGTCCGAACGTGGTGCCCCGGTCATAGAGGAGGTTGAATTCGACGTAACGGCCCCGGCGGATGAGCTGGGCTTCGCGTTCTTCGGCGGTCCAATCCTCGTTCATCCGACGGCGGATAATGCTGGGGTAGGATGACAGGAAAGCGAGGCCAACATCGCGGGTGAAGGCGAAATCGGCCTCGGGGTCGGATTCGAGATAGTCGTAGAAAATCCCGCCCGCGCCCCGGGTTTCGTTTCGGTGCGGCAAAAAAAAGTATTCGTCGCACCATTTCTTGAATTTGGGGTAGTAATCAGGATTGTGGGCATTGCAGGCGTGCTCGAAAGCGGCATGGAACGTAGCCGCATCTTCGAGGGCGGCTGCGGTGCCGGGTTGCAGCGGGGTGAGGTCGCCGCCGCCGCCGAACCAGCCCTTGCTGGTCACGATCATGCGGGTGTTCATGTGCGCGGCGGGCACGCGCGGGCTGTGCATATGAGCGACGAGGCTGATGCCGGCGGCCCAGAAGCGCGGGTCTTCCGCGGCGCCGGGGATATTTTTGGCAAATTCCGGGCTGAAACTGCCGCCGACCACCGAGATGTTGACGCCGACTTTTTCGAACACGCGCCCGCGCATCAGGCCGATTTCGCCCCCGCCTTCGAGATGGTTCTTGCCGTCGGGCTCGCGGGTCCACGGCGTGCGGACGAATCGGCCCGGGGGCTGGCCCGATTTCGGGCCGGCGTAGTCGTCCTCGATCGCCTCGAAAGCGGCGCAGATGCGGT
This sequence is a window from Acidiphilium acidophilum. Protein-coding genes within it:
- a CDS encoding WD40/YVTN/BNR-like repeat-containing protein, producing MSRVRVLVGTRKGAFVLTADGARRDWAVSGPHFAGWEIYHLKGSPADPGRIYASQSSGWFGQIIQRSDDGGTTWQPVGKDFVYDGVAGTHQWYDGTPHPWEFNRVWHLEPSLADPDTVFAGVEDAALFKSSDGGMTWRELSGLRQHTTGSTWQPGAGGMCLHSILLDPVDPARIYTAISAAGAFRSDDGGESWLPINRGLRSAHIPDPEAAVGHCVHHIALHPSNPERLFMQKHWDVMRSDDAGATWHEISGDLPTDFGFVVDIHAHEPETVFVVPIKSDQEHFPLDGRLAVYRSRSGGGDWERLGKGLPQQDCYVNVLRDAMAVDTLDQCGIYFGTTGGQVFVSPDGGNTWEAIVQNLPAVLSVEVQTLT
- a CDS encoding PEP-CTERM sorting domain-containing protein, translated to MAALIAAAPIGTGIAQAGTYDLSFTSGTTTTTATLTTANSLNSLGGYSVTGITGTFGSTPITGIVAPSGTVTDSPSQNGYYASYDNTLFATSPYFDLYGLFFDASGTDVNLFYQSGSYAQFILGDTVNTPVTGFTLTAVPEPGSLLLLGTGIIALGLVVRRRQTRQV
- the hemF gene encoding oxygen-dependent coproporphyrinogen oxidase; its protein translation is MSTETRAQTAPIPHEALKPAARAWFAELRDRICAAFEAIEDDYAGPKSGQPPGRFVRTPWTREPDGKNHLEGGGEIGLMRGRVFEKVGVNISVVGGSFSPEFAKNIPGAAEDPRFWAAGISLVAHMHSPRVPAAHMNTRMIVTSKGWFGGGGDLTPLQPGTAAALEDAATFHAAFEHACNAHNPDYYPKFKKWCDEYFFLPHRNETRGAGGIFYDYLESDPEADFAFTRDVGLAFLSSYPSIIRRRMNEDWTAEEREAQLIRRGRYVEFNLLYDRGTTFGLKTGGNTEAILMSLPPEVKWV